One Corynebacterium yudongzhengii DNA window includes the following coding sequences:
- the hrpA gene encoding ATP-dependent RNA helicase HrpA yields the protein MTKPSDNGSAPSKSELYELLDGLTLADERTFRRRLKKARAPKALRAIKADLDDALQRIPRIEAAIPPIKFPAELPVSGRRDDIAEAIENNQVVIIAGETGSGKTTQIPKICLELGRGRRGLIGHTQPRRIAARTVAERIASELGQDIGSSVGYAIRFDDRVSETTAVKLMTDGILLSEMQRDRYFNAYDTIIIDEAHERSLNIDFLLGYLKNLLPKRPDLKVIITSATIDPERFAEHFADADSAPAPIVEVSGRTYPVEVRYRPLEVTAGDRVVDQDPLDGLLDAIEELMAIGPGDILCFFPGERDIRDAMEAIEGKKYRNVEVTPLFGRLSNQEQHRVFTPHSGRRIVLATNIAETSLTVPGIHYVVDTGTARISRYSTRTKVQRLPIEAISQASANQRSGRCGRVANGVAIRLYSEEDFHSRPEFTDPEILRTNLASVILQMISLRLGAVDDFPFVEPPEHKAVRDGLTLLHELGAITQKEKGGLPVLTNIGKDIARIPVDPRMARMLVEARQRGVLDDLIILVSALTIQDVRERPLEQQAQADQAHARFKDKSSDFLSLIKLWNYISETRDELSGNAFRRRMREEFLHYLRIREWWDLVRQLRDVTRRLGWEKKDTERVNRDEDAIHRSLLSGLLSNIGARDGKSKEFQGARGTRFMVFPGSSLAKKPPEFLMAAELVETSRLWARQVAAIDPAWVEDLGGDLLRHNYSDPVWSSKRTAAMAHQKTMLYGVTIVADRLVPYHRVDPVAARDMFIRHALIEGDWSTHHDFYRRNVEKLETAAEVEEKARRRGIVVDEDTLFDFYDARLPENITTGKNFDHWWKKARRENPDLLDFDPEALLGDDASAITEEAFPDRWRDGSLEFELSYLFEPGHERDGVTVHIPVPLLAGIDETGYDWLVPGMREELATELIRTLPKASRRSVVPAPEFARRAVEKLVPGESPLVEQLADVLRELGGSGINASDFRPSALPEHLRMTYAAINKKGRIIDSDKDLSALQARQAGHIRSSVSRVGRKSESPAVKNWTAENLGKVPEEVTTTVDGHDVQAYPALSVTDEGVEVKVLPTKAAAENSMRTATLTLLMRDISVNTKQMIKGLPLTQRVAVDNYPHGGAEGLVRDARVAAIRDAMMDNGGPVREPSEFEELRKKVAADTPRRVRQAVVTLAPALVQLSKVREELDKWTGPAIDDMERQLSFLLPEQAITRHGLGHLQHLPRYLQAMSIRLEEMGMDPDKDADRQAEIDEAHAYLRGRLRQLPAGREKSPEVREIAWMIEELRVSLFAQRLGTSRPVSLRRIMKAVDKLK from the coding sequence ATGACTAAACCCAGCGATAACGGATCCGCCCCGTCGAAAAGCGAACTCTACGAGCTTCTCGACGGACTCACCCTCGCCGACGAACGCACCTTCCGCCGCCGCCTGAAGAAGGCGCGCGCGCCGAAGGCTCTGCGTGCTATTAAGGCTGATCTCGACGATGCCCTCCAGCGCATCCCCCGCATCGAGGCAGCCATCCCGCCCATTAAGTTCCCCGCCGAATTGCCGGTCAGTGGGCGTCGCGATGACATCGCGGAGGCTATCGAGAACAACCAGGTGGTCATCATCGCCGGTGAGACCGGCTCGGGTAAGACCACCCAGATCCCGAAGATCTGCCTCGAGCTCGGGCGGGGCCGGCGGGGGCTGATCGGGCATACCCAGCCGCGGCGTATCGCCGCGCGCACGGTGGCTGAGCGCATCGCCAGCGAGCTGGGCCAGGATATTGGCTCCTCGGTGGGTTATGCGATTCGTTTCGACGACCGCGTCTCCGAGACCACCGCCGTCAAACTCATGACCGACGGCATCTTGCTTTCCGAGATGCAGCGGGATCGCTACTTCAACGCCTACGACACGATCATCATCGACGAGGCGCACGAGCGCAGCCTCAACATCGACTTCCTGCTCGGCTATTTGAAAAACCTGCTGCCGAAGCGGCCGGATCTCAAGGTGATCATCACCTCCGCGACCATCGATCCGGAGCGCTTTGCCGAGCATTTCGCGGATGCCGACAGCGCCCCCGCCCCCATCGTCGAGGTCTCCGGGCGCACCTACCCCGTCGAGGTGCGCTACCGGCCCCTCGAGGTCACGGCCGGGGATCGCGTCGTTGATCAGGACCCTCTCGACGGGCTGTTGGATGCCATCGAGGAGCTCATGGCCATCGGCCCAGGCGATATCCTCTGCTTCTTCCCCGGCGAGCGCGACATCCGGGATGCGATGGAGGCCATCGAGGGCAAGAAATACCGCAACGTGGAGGTCACTCCCCTGTTCGGCCGGCTGTCGAACCAGGAGCAGCACCGGGTGTTTACCCCGCATTCGGGACGGCGCATCGTGCTGGCCACGAATATCGCGGAGACGTCGCTGACGGTGCCGGGGATCCACTACGTCGTCGATACGGGCACGGCACGCATCTCTCGCTACTCGACGCGCACCAAAGTCCAACGCCTGCCCATCGAGGCGATCTCGCAGGCGAGTGCCAACCAGCGTTCGGGCCGCTGTGGCCGTGTTGCCAACGGCGTGGCCATCCGGCTGTATTCGGAAGAGGACTTCCACTCCCGCCCCGAATTCACCGATCCCGAAATCCTGCGCACCAACCTCGCCAGCGTCATTCTGCAGATGATCTCGCTGCGGCTGGGAGCGGTCGACGATTTCCCCTTCGTCGAGCCGCCGGAGCATAAGGCGGTGCGCGACGGCCTGACGCTCCTGCACGAGCTGGGGGCTATCACCCAGAAGGAGAAGGGCGGGCTGCCGGTGCTCACGAATATCGGCAAGGACATCGCCCGCATTCCCGTCGATCCGCGGATGGCCCGCATGCTGGTCGAAGCCCGCCAGCGCGGGGTGCTCGACGACCTGATCATCCTCGTATCCGCTCTGACCATCCAGGACGTGCGCGAGCGCCCGCTCGAGCAGCAGGCCCAGGCCGACCAGGCGCATGCCCGGTTCAAGGATAAGAGCAGCGATTTCCTCTCACTGATCAAGCTGTGGAACTACATCTCTGAGACCCGCGACGAGCTCTCCGGCAACGCCTTCCGCCGGCGGATGCGCGAGGAGTTTTTGCACTACCTGCGTATCCGCGAGTGGTGGGATCTCGTGCGCCAGCTGCGTGATGTCACCCGTCGACTCGGGTGGGAGAAGAAGGACACCGAGCGCGTCAACCGCGACGAGGATGCCATCCACCGCTCGCTTCTTTCCGGGCTGCTATCGAACATCGGCGCCCGCGACGGCAAGTCCAAGGAGTTCCAGGGGGCTCGCGGCACGCGCTTTATGGTCTTTCCCGGTTCCTCGCTGGCTAAGAAACCGCCGGAGTTTCTCATGGCCGCCGAGCTCGTGGAGACCTCGCGGCTGTGGGCGCGTCAGGTGGCGGCGATCGATCCCGCCTGGGTGGAGGACTTAGGTGGGGACCTGCTGCGCCACAACTACTCGGATCCGGTGTGGTCCTCGAAACGCACCGCCGCCATGGCACATCAGAAGACCATGCTCTACGGGGTGACCATCGTCGCCGACCGCCTGGTGCCTTATCACCGCGTCGACCCCGTGGCCGCGCGGGATATGTTCATCCGCCACGCCCTCATCGAGGGTGACTGGTCGACGCACCATGATTTCTACCGGCGTAACGTCGAGAAGCTCGAGACCGCCGCCGAGGTCGAGGAGAAGGCGCGCCGGCGCGGCATCGTCGTCGACGAGGACACGCTCTTCGATTTCTACGACGCCCGCCTGCCGGAGAACATAACCACCGGCAAGAACTTCGACCATTGGTGGAAGAAGGCGCGTCGAGAAAACCCCGACCTGCTCGATTTCGACCCCGAGGCCTTGCTTGGCGACGACGCCTCCGCCATCACCGAGGAAGCCTTCCCCGATCGCTGGCGCGACGGCTCGCTGGAATTCGAGCTCAGCTACCTCTTCGAGCCCGGCCACGAGCGCGATGGCGTCACCGTCCACATCCCGGTGCCGCTGCTCGCGGGTATCGACGAGACCGGCTACGACTGGTTGGTCCCCGGCATGCGCGAGGAGCTCGCGACGGAGCTGATCCGCACGCTGCCCAAAGCCTCGCGCCGCTCGGTGGTGCCGGCGCCGGAGTTCGCGCGGCGGGCCGTCGAGAAGCTCGTGCCCGGGGAGTCTCCCCTCGTCGAGCAGCTTGCCGATGTCCTGCGAGAGCTCGGCGGTTCCGGGATTAACGCGAGTGATTTCCGGCCGTCCGCGCTGCCGGAGCATCTACGGATGACGTATGCGGCGATCAACAAGAAGGGCCGCATCATTGATTCGGACAAGGATCTCTCGGCGCTGCAGGCACGGCAGGCGGGCCACATTCGCTCGTCGGTGAGCCGGGTCGGGCGCAAATCCGAGTCGCCGGCGGTGAAGAACTGGACCGCGGAGAACCTCGGGAAGGTGCCCGAGGAGGTCACGACCACCGTCGATGGCCACGATGTGCAGGCCTATCCCGCGCTGAGCGTGACCGACGAAGGCGTCGAGGTGAAGGTCTTGCCGACGAAGGCGGCCGCGGAGAACTCGATGCGCACAGCAACGCTGACGCTACTGATGCGCGATATCTCGGTGAACACCAAGCAGATGATCAAGGGTCTCCCCTTGACTCAGCGCGTGGCAGTGGACAACTACCCACACGGCGGGGCCGAAGGGCTCGTCCGAGATGCGCGGGTGGCGGCGATTCGCGACGCGATGATGGACAACGGCGGCCCCGTACGCGAGCCCAGCGAATTCGAGGAGCTGCGCAAGAAGGTCGCCGCCGATACTCCGCGGCGAGTGCGACAGGCGGTGGTGACTCTGGCGCCGGCGCTGGTGCAGCTTTCGAAGGTGCGCGAGGAACTGGATAAATGGACCGGTCCTGCCATCGACGACATGGAGCGCCAGCTGTCTTTTCTGCTTCCTGAGCAGGCGATCACCCGGCATGGGCTCGGTCATCTGCAGCATCTGCCGCGGTATTTGCAGGCGATGTCGATCCGCCTCGAGGAGATGGGCATGGACCCGGACAAGGACGCGGACCGACAGGCGGAGATCGACGAGGCACACGCCTACCTGCGCGGCCGGCTTCGGCAGCTTCCGGCGGGTCGGGAGAAGTCGCCGGAGGTCCGCGAGATCGCCTGGATGATTGAGGAGCTGCGGGTCAGTCTCTTCGCGCAGCGCCTGGGGACCTCGCGACCGGTGTCGCTGCGGAGAATTATGAAGGCCGTGGACAAGCTGAAATGA
- the nrdR gene encoding transcriptional regulator NrdR encodes MYCPFCHNEQSRVIDSRVIDAGTSTRRRRECSSCHGRFTTIEKAVLLVVKRNGITEPFSREKLIMGVRRACQGRDVPDDALKKLAQEVEETVRGQGSSQVDANDIGLAVLEPLLELDEVAYLRFASVYKSFESAEDFESEIRLMRRRNRSQV; translated from the coding sequence GTGTACTGCCCTTTCTGCCATAACGAACAGTCCCGGGTCATTGATTCCCGTGTGATCGATGCCGGCACCTCCACTCGCCGGCGCCGGGAATGTAGCAGCTGCCACGGCCGTTTCACCACGATAGAGAAGGCCGTGCTGCTCGTAGTGAAGCGTAATGGCATCACCGAACCCTTTAGCCGCGAAAAGCTGATTATGGGCGTGCGCCGCGCGTGCCAGGGCCGAGATGTGCCCGATGACGCGCTGAAGAAACTCGCCCAGGAGGTTGAGGAGACCGTGCGCGGCCAGGGAAGCTCCCAAGTCGACGCCAACGACATTGGCCTCGCTGTGCTGGAGCCCCTCCTCGAACTCGACGAAGTCGCCTACTTGCGCTTCGCCTCTGTGTACAAGTCTTTCGAAAGCGCGGAAGACTTCGAATCCGAGATCCGCTTGATGCGTCGCCGCAACCGAAGTCAGGTGTAA
- a CDS encoding DeoR/GlpR family DNA-binding transcription regulator → MYAEERRRQIASLTAVEGRVNVTDLADRFDVTAETIRRDLAVLDREGVVHRVHGGAVASQSFQTTESSLDTRSRSAQAAKLAIARAATEYLPEADGALFLDAGTTINAFAELIAERAQRARWSIVTNSLPAALKLASHNAPDVQLLGGTVRAITQAVVGATALRTLALMRADVAFIGTNALTLDHGLSTADSQEAAVKSAMVTNAHKVVVLCDSTKLGNDFLVSFADTNDIDVVITDDRAPESFVAALRDREVDVVIAR, encoded by the coding sequence ATGTACGCAGAGGAACGTCGCCGGCAGATCGCTTCGCTGACCGCCGTCGAAGGTCGCGTCAACGTCACTGACCTCGCCGATCGTTTCGACGTCACGGCGGAGACCATCCGACGTGACCTCGCCGTGCTCGACCGCGAGGGAGTTGTCCACCGCGTCCACGGCGGAGCGGTGGCCAGTCAGTCTTTCCAGACCACTGAGTCCTCCCTCGATACCCGCTCGCGCTCGGCGCAGGCGGCGAAGCTCGCCATCGCCCGCGCGGCCACCGAGTACCTCCCCGAGGCAGACGGCGCCCTGTTCTTAGACGCCGGCACCACTATCAACGCGTTCGCGGAGCTCATCGCCGAGCGCGCCCAGCGGGCCCGCTGGTCAATCGTGACCAACTCGCTGCCGGCCGCGCTCAAACTGGCCTCCCACAACGCCCCTGACGTGCAACTGCTCGGGGGTACCGTGCGCGCCATCACCCAGGCCGTCGTCGGGGCCACCGCGCTGCGCACCCTGGCGCTGATGCGCGCTGACGTCGCGTTCATCGGCACCAACGCCCTCACGCTGGATCATGGCCTGTCCACCGCGGACTCCCAGGAGGCCGCCGTGAAATCCGCCATGGTCACCAACGCGCACAAGGTCGTGGTGTTGTGCGACTCGACGAAGCTCGGCAACGACTTTCTGGTGAGCTTCGCCGATACTAACGACATCGACGTCGTGATCACCGACGACCGGGCGCCAGAGTCCTTCGTCGCGGCCCTGCGTGACCGCGAGGTCGACGTCGTTATCGCCCGATAG
- the ptsP gene encoding phosphoenolpyruvate--protein phosphotransferase: MTNDSIQGTGVVPGVAYAPAVWVRPRPELPEAGEPIAEDAIDAEYARFEKAADTVAERLGARAQEAVGEAGEVLKATVGMVRDRGWRKAVKKNVRSLQRAEFAVVNATDKFIDMFEKAGGLMLERTTDLKDVRDRVIAELRGEEEPGLPNAHEPSVLFADDLAPADTAGLDTEIFTALVTELGGPTSHTAIIARQLGVPCVVATGTSLRDIPSGEKVLVDGASGTISRDVDEAKARAAVAESAEREKLIAQWEGPAATRDGHRMQLLANVADPKAARASAKSQAEGVGLYRTELNFLSAAKEPAVDEQAEIYRQVFEAFGDRKVVVRTLDAGSDKPIAYATLQEEENPALGVRGLRIARNNEGLMTRQLDAIAQAAESRPEGAQTWVMAPMVATRKEATWFAGLCRERGLTAGAMIEVPAAALLADTIMPELDFVSIGTNDLTQYAMAADRLSPQLAYLTDPWQPAVLRLIQMTCEAGKRHDVPVGVCGEAAADPWLACVLTGLGVSSLSAAANALPAVGAQLAELDLDDCRAMAEAALSAAGATESREQALAAIGR, from the coding sequence GTGACCAACGACAGCATTCAGGGCACCGGCGTGGTGCCGGGAGTCGCCTACGCACCTGCGGTCTGGGTCCGCCCGCGCCCCGAGCTCCCGGAGGCGGGCGAGCCCATTGCCGAGGATGCCATCGACGCCGAATACGCCCGCTTCGAAAAGGCCGCCGACACCGTGGCCGAGCGCCTCGGAGCCCGGGCACAGGAGGCGGTCGGGGAGGCTGGTGAAGTCCTGAAGGCCACCGTCGGCATGGTGCGCGACCGCGGCTGGCGCAAGGCGGTGAAGAAGAACGTCCGCTCGCTGCAGCGCGCGGAGTTCGCCGTGGTCAACGCGACTGACAAGTTCATCGACATGTTCGAAAAGGCTGGCGGCCTCATGCTCGAGCGCACGACTGACTTGAAGGACGTGCGCGACCGCGTCATCGCTGAGCTCCGTGGGGAAGAAGAACCCGGCCTGCCCAATGCCCACGAGCCCAGCGTGCTCTTTGCCGACGACCTCGCCCCGGCCGACACCGCGGGCTTGGATACCGAGATCTTCACCGCACTGGTTACCGAGCTGGGTGGGCCCACCAGCCACACCGCGATCATCGCCCGGCAACTCGGCGTGCCCTGCGTCGTGGCCACCGGCACCAGCCTGCGCGACATCCCGAGCGGGGAGAAGGTCCTAGTCGACGGCGCCTCCGGCACCATCTCCCGTGACGTCGACGAAGCTAAGGCCCGCGCCGCGGTGGCGGAATCCGCCGAGCGCGAGAAGCTTATCGCGCAGTGGGAGGGTCCGGCCGCCACCCGCGACGGACACCGGATGCAGCTGCTGGCCAACGTCGCGGATCCGAAGGCGGCCCGCGCCTCCGCCAAGAGTCAGGCCGAGGGGGTGGGTCTCTATCGCACCGAGCTGAACTTCCTCTCGGCGGCGAAGGAGCCGGCGGTCGACGAGCAGGCGGAGATCTACCGGCAGGTCTTTGAGGCTTTCGGTGACCGCAAGGTGGTCGTGCGTACGCTTGACGCGGGCTCGGACAAGCCGATCGCCTATGCCACGCTGCAGGAGGAGGAAAACCCGGCGTTGGGTGTGCGCGGTTTGCGCATCGCCCGCAACAACGAGGGCCTGATGACGCGGCAGCTCGACGCGATCGCCCAGGCCGCCGAGAGCCGCCCCGAGGGGGCGCAGACGTGGGTGATGGCGCCGATGGTCGCCACCCGCAAGGAGGCGACCTGGTTCGCCGGGCTCTGCCGCGAGCGAGGCCTGACCGCCGGCGCGATGATCGAGGTTCCCGCCGCCGCGCTGCTGGCGGATACGATCATGCCGGAGCTGGACTTCGTCTCGATCGGGACGAACGATCTGACCCAGTACGCGATGGCCGCGGACCGGCTCTCGCCACAGCTGGCCTACCTCACTGACCCGTGGCAGCCGGCGGTGTTGCGCCTGATTCAGATGACCTGCGAGGCGGGCAAGCGTCACGACGTCCCCGTCGGCGTCTGTGGCGAAGCCGCCGCCGATCCGTGGCTGGCGTGCGTGCTCACGGGCCTGGGGGTCTCGTCGCTGTCGGCGGCGGCGAATGCGCTGCCGGCGGTCGGCGCCCAGCTGGCTGAGTTGGATCTCGACGACTGCCGCGCGATGGCCGAGGCCGCCCTGTCGGCGGCGGGGGCTACGGAGTCCCGCGAGCAGGCGCTGGCGGCTATCGGGCGATAA
- the lexA gene encoding transcriptional repressor LexA, with protein MAASKKSRPQRGKPDMSTLSPRQRRILEVIQDAVVLRGYAPSIREIGDAAGLTSTSSVAYQLNELEKKGFLRRDPNKPRAVDIRHLSDEREAPASKPATAPNGEQASAPSYIPVVGRIAAGSPILAEQEVDSYFPMPQEIVGDGELYMLKVIGDSMKLAGIMDGDWVVVRAQPVAEEGEFVAAMLDGEATVKELHRDSTGVWLLPHNDEFDPIPGDEAEILGKVVSVFRRL; from the coding sequence ATGGCTGCATCCAAGAAGAGCCGCCCCCAGCGCGGCAAACCAGACATGTCCACCCTTTCGCCCCGCCAGCGCCGCATCCTGGAGGTCATCCAGGACGCGGTGGTGCTGCGCGGCTACGCCCCCAGCATCCGAGAGATCGGCGACGCCGCCGGCCTCACCTCCACCTCCTCGGTGGCCTACCAGCTCAACGAGCTCGAGAAGAAAGGCTTTTTGCGGCGCGACCCCAACAAGCCACGCGCCGTCGATATCCGGCACCTAAGCGATGAACGCGAGGCGCCGGCGTCGAAGCCCGCGACCGCCCCGAACGGTGAGCAGGCCTCCGCGCCGAGCTACATCCCCGTCGTTGGCCGTATCGCGGCCGGCTCGCCGATCCTGGCCGAGCAAGAAGTGGACAGCTACTTCCCCATGCCGCAGGAGATCGTCGGTGACGGCGAGCTCTACATGCTCAAGGTCATTGGGGACTCGATGAAGCTCGCCGGCATCATGGACGGTGACTGGGTGGTCGTTCGCGCCCAGCCGGTAGCGGAGGAAGGCGAGTTCGTCGCCGCGATGCTCGATGGCGAAGCCACCGTTAAGGAGCTCCACCGCGACTCCACGGGCGTGTGGCTTCTGCCCCACAATGACGAGTTCGATCCGATCCCGGGCGACGAGGCCGAGATCCTCGGCAAGGTGGTGTCGGTCTTCCGCCGGCTCTAA
- a CDS encoding hydrogen peroxide-inducible genes activator yields MSNKEYRPTLAQLRTFVTIAEKKHFGTAAEKLGISQPSLSQALVALEHGLGIQLIERSTRKVIITSAGAELLPYAKATLEAAKAFLAHSRGATGTLTGPLTLGIIPTAAPYLLNALLPLITERYPDMEPRIVEEQTDDLLHKLRDGQIDLALIAMPSEASGVVDLPLYTENFAVVLPEDHELANRDDLKLADLENLDLLLLDDGHCLRDQVLDLCRRADLNPSQTSNSLTRATSLTTIIQLVVGGLGSTLVPETALIPEASRCGLAVSHFDSGVTAQREMGLVYRSSSSRAAEFAEFGELITEAFQRSLENVRKKRTN; encoded by the coding sequence ATGAGTAATAAAGAGTACCGACCAACGCTCGCCCAGCTGCGTACCTTCGTCACCATCGCCGAAAAGAAGCACTTCGGCACCGCCGCCGAGAAACTCGGGATTTCCCAGCCGTCCCTGTCTCAGGCCCTCGTAGCCTTGGAACACGGCTTGGGTATCCAGTTGATTGAACGCTCCACCCGCAAGGTGATCATCACCTCCGCGGGCGCAGAACTCCTCCCCTACGCCAAGGCAACACTCGAGGCGGCGAAGGCCTTCCTCGCGCATTCCCGCGGTGCTACCGGCACCCTCACCGGACCGCTGACCCTCGGCATCATCCCGACGGCGGCACCCTACCTCCTTAACGCCCTGCTGCCGCTGATCACCGAGCGCTACCCCGACATGGAGCCGCGCATCGTCGAGGAGCAGACGGACGATCTCCTCCACAAGCTGCGTGACGGCCAGATCGACCTCGCCCTGATCGCCATGCCCTCAGAGGCCAGCGGCGTCGTCGACCTGCCCTTATACACCGAGAACTTCGCCGTGGTGCTGCCGGAGGACCACGAACTGGCCAACCGCGATGATTTGAAGCTGGCGGATCTGGAAAACCTGGATCTGTTGCTTCTCGACGACGGCCACTGCCTCCGCGACCAAGTCTTGGATCTGTGCCGCCGCGCCGATCTCAACCCCTCGCAGACCTCGAATTCCCTGACGCGTGCGACCTCTCTGACCACGATTATCCAGCTGGTCGTCGGCGGCCTGGGCTCGACGCTCGTTCCCGAGACCGCGCTGATCCCGGAGGCGAGCCGCTGCGGCCTCGCCGTCTCCCACTTCGACTCGGGCGTCACCGCCCAGCGCGAGATGGGCCTGGTGTACCGCAGCTCGTCGTCGCGGGCCGCCGAGTTCGCCGAATTCGGCGAACTGATCACCGAGGCGTTCCAGCGTTCGCTGGAGAACGTCCGCAAAAAGCGCACCAACTAA